One region of Turicibacter bilis genomic DNA includes:
- a CDS encoding response regulator transcription factor, with translation MTKPRVLVVDDEREIREAIRIYLRGEDIETIMATNGQEAVDLMKQQDIHLILMDVMMPGIDGIVATSLIREFSNVPIIMLTAKSEDTDKIMGLSLGADDYITKPFNPMELVARVKSQLRRYLQLGSQTVTSSTNQDILEVNGLRINTATKQVFVDGKEVRLTPTEFKILSLLMRNKGRVFSISDIYENVWDEPGYNAENTVAVHIRKIREKIEINPRDPRYLKVVWGIGYKIEA, from the coding sequence ATGACAAAACCTCGTGTACTCGTAGTCGATGATGAACGTGAAATTAGAGAAGCCATCCGTATTTATCTTCGCGGGGAAGATATTGAAACTATTATGGCTACTAACGGTCAAGAAGCTGTCGATTTAATGAAGCAACAAGACATTCATCTAATTCTAATGGACGTGATGATGCCAGGCATAGATGGAATAGTTGCCACAAGTCTCATCAGAGAATTCTCAAATGTTCCCATCATCATGCTCACTGCTAAGTCAGAAGACACTGATAAAATCATGGGACTTTCGCTTGGAGCAGATGACTATATTACCAAACCCTTTAATCCAATGGAATTAGTTGCACGTGTTAAAAGTCAACTTCGTCGCTATTTACAACTCGGTTCGCAAACTGTTACTTCAAGTACTAATCAAGATATCCTTGAAGTTAATGGCCTACGTATCAACACTGCAACAAAGCAAGTCTTTGTAGATGGAAAAGAAGTTCGTCTGACACCAACAGAATTCAAAATTCTTAGTCTTCTCATGCGTAATAAAGGCCGTGTTTTCTCTATCAGTGATATCTATGAAAATGTCTGGGATGAACCCGGATATAACGCAGAAAATACCGTTGCCGTTCATATCCGAAAAATTCGTGAAAAAATTGAAATTAACCCCCGTGATCCTAGATATCTTAAAGTTGTTTGGGGAATCGGCTATAAAATTGAAGCTTAG
- a CDS encoding MarR family winged helix-turn-helix transcriptional regulator has protein sequence MNSQEINEVAIMFGHLIRSQMSIAQRRLEEEGLCRAQPGIVHALSQCEGSTQVELAQKLGVTAATISAMLKRMERDEVIERRRSEADQRVTHVYLTEKGKGQAKIVNEIFKELNLRSFGNFSKEELEQTRAIFSKLIANFSD, from the coding sequence TTGAATAGTCAAGAAATCAATGAGGTAGCTATTATGTTTGGTCATTTGATAAGAAGTCAAATGTCAATCGCTCAACGAAGATTAGAGGAAGAGGGATTGTGCCGAGCACAACCTGGGATTGTTCATGCTTTATCTCAATGTGAAGGATCAACACAAGTTGAACTAGCTCAAAAACTAGGTGTGACAGCAGCGACAATTAGTGCTATGTTAAAACGTATGGAGCGTGATGAAGTGATTGAACGTCGACGTAGTGAAGCTGATCAACGAGTGACGCATGTTTATTTAACTGAAAAGGGTAAAGGTCAGGCAAAAATTGTGAATGAAATTTTTAAAGAACTAAATCTTAGATCTTTCGGAAATTTTTCAAAAGAAGAATTAGAGCAGACAAGAGCTATTTTCAGTAAATTAATAGCGAATTTTAGTGATTAA
- a CDS encoding tocopherol cyclase family protein — MKINPDLYHGHDQYTNFFEGWYFKIVDATATYALAFIPGISRSEDTRDHHSFIQVINLVNHSYHYYRYSIDDFYSNNRHLKINIGINEFSFNKIYVNLEQIHGILYLGSPTKWPDSKLNPGSMGIYNHLPFMECYSQVCAIDGDIEEGHLKINGQVIDFSNGKYYIEKNWGKSFPTSWIWVQSNNFENHRATVTCSLGIVPFPLIKEFRGFLIGVTVDHKFYPFTTMNNSKLNITVCDRDIILCATHDNLQLILKTKSKPEDFVECYGPKNGKMSPILEETLKGEVEMTLINTKKNLLIYHGIGKACGIEYGGDFSKLLDD; from the coding sequence ATGAAAATAAATCCTGATTTATATCATGGCCACGATCAATATACTAATTTTTTTGAGGGTTGGTATTTTAAAATCGTAGACGCCACTGCAACTTATGCCTTAGCGTTTATTCCTGGAATCTCTCGCAGTGAAGATACACGAGATCATCATAGCTTCATTCAAGTGATTAACTTAGTTAATCATTCCTATCACTATTACCGATATAGTATAGATGATTTTTACTCAAATAACCGTCATCTAAAAATAAATATCGGAATTAATGAATTTAGCTTTAATAAAATCTACGTCAATCTCGAACAAATTCACGGCATCTTATACTTAGGATCACCTACGAAATGGCCAGATTCTAAACTCAATCCAGGGAGCATGGGGATTTACAATCACCTTCCCTTTATGGAATGTTACAGCCAAGTATGCGCAATCGACGGGGATATTGAAGAGGGTCATCTAAAAATTAACGGACAAGTAATTGATTTTAGTAACGGAAAATACTATATCGAAAAAAATTGGGGAAAGAGTTTTCCTACCTCATGGATTTGGGTTCAAAGTAATAACTTCGAGAATCACCGAGCAACTGTAACGTGCTCGCTCGGTATTGTTCCATTTCCACTCATTAAAGAATTCCGCGGGTTTCTGATTGGTGTTACTGTCGATCACAAATTCTATCCTTTTACAACGATGAACAACAGTAAACTTAACATTACCGTCTGCGATCGAGACATCATCCTGTGTGCAACGCATGATAATCTCCAACTCATTCTTAAAACAAAAAGTAAACCAGAAGACTTTGTTGAATGTTACGGACCTAAAAACGGAAAAATGTCACCAATACTTGAAGAAACACTTAAAGGTGAAGTCGAAATGACACTTATCAATACCAAAAAAAATCTACTAATCTATCATGGAATTGGAAAAGCGTGCGGCATTGAATATGGTGGCGACTTCTCCAAACTTCTTGATGACTAA
- a CDS encoding YjiH family protein, translating into MNKNNQVPVKGSCSSYKISEILKFLVPSLIGVTLFMLPVSQAGGITIPIAMLSNWVQAHFADVLPTVVLFLVMITVIGTIVTKLFTPKFILKNEFLNNLFNVTPVWFVIRILAAIFIVMAVYEIGFEAIFSLNTGGLVLYDLLPILFSVFLFAGLFLPLLLNFGLLEFVGTLLSKVMRPVFNLPGRSAIDCIASWLGDGTIGVLLTSKQYEDGFYTKREAAVIGTTFSLVSITFSLVVINTVNLGNMFVPFYVTVTIASLVAAIMLPKLPPLSKKEDRFFDGTLKVENEKALAGLNNFSHGFAQAIEKAKSQDLIQVIFIDGFKNVLDMWLAVIPIVMAVGTIALVIAEYTPIFKILGLPFLPVLMLLQIPEAMAASQTLVAGFADMLLPSVLASGIESEMTRFVIAAVSVSQLIYLSEVGALLLASKIPVNLKELFIIFIQRTLITLPVIALIAHLIF; encoded by the coding sequence ATGAATAAAAACAATCAAGTTCCAGTTAAAGGCTCGTGTAGCTCATATAAGATTTCAGAAATATTAAAGTTTTTAGTTCCTTCTTTAATTGGTGTGACGTTATTTATGCTTCCTGTTTCTCAGGCTGGTGGGATTACGATTCCGATTGCGATGTTATCAAATTGGGTTCAAGCACACTTTGCAGATGTTTTACCTACAGTAGTTTTATTTTTAGTGATGATTACAGTGATCGGAACGATTGTAACGAAGTTATTTACACCAAAATTCATTCTTAAAAATGAATTTTTAAATAATTTATTTAATGTGACACCCGTTTGGTTTGTGATTCGTATTTTAGCAGCAATTTTTATTGTTATGGCTGTTTATGAAATAGGATTCGAGGCCATTTTCTCGTTAAACACGGGTGGATTAGTTTTATATGATTTGCTCCCAATTCTTTTCTCCGTATTTTTATTTGCAGGGTTATTCTTACCTTTATTATTAAACTTTGGATTATTAGAGTTTGTTGGGACATTATTATCAAAAGTGATGCGTCCAGTCTTTAATTTACCTGGTCGTTCGGCGATTGATTGTATTGCGTCATGGTTAGGTGATGGGACAATCGGAGTTTTATTAACAAGTAAGCAGTATGAAGATGGATTCTATACGAAGCGTGAAGCAGCTGTCATTGGAACGACGTTCTCATTAGTATCGATTACGTTTAGTTTAGTCGTGATTAATACGGTTAATCTTGGAAATATGTTTGTTCCATTTTATGTAACAGTGACGATTGCGAGTTTAGTAGCTGCTATTATGTTACCGAAGCTACCGCCATTATCTAAAAAAGAGGATCGATTCTTTGATGGCACGCTAAAGGTTGAGAATGAGAAAGCATTAGCTGGATTAAATAATTTTTCTCATGGATTTGCTCAGGCAATTGAAAAGGCGAAATCACAGGATTTAATTCAAGTTATTTTTATTGATGGGTTTAAAAATGTGTTAGATATGTGGCTAGCAGTTATTCCAATTGTTATGGCAGTTGGAACGATTGCTTTAGTGATTGCTGAGTATACGCCAATTTTCAAAATTTTAGGGTTACCATTCTTACCGGTTTTAATGTTATTACAAATTCCTGAGGCTATGGCAGCTTCTCAAACTTTAGTAGCGGGATTTGCTGATATGCTATTGCCATCTGTTTTAGCATCTGGAATTGAGAGTGAGATGACTCGCTTTGTCATTGCAGCCGTATCTGTTTCTCAGTTAATTTATTTATCTGAGGTTGGAGCTTTATTATTAGCTTCAAAGATTCCTGTTAATTTAAAAGAGTTATTTATTATTTTTATTCAACGTACATTAATCACATTACCAGTGATTGCTTTAATTGCACATTTAATTTTTTAA
- a CDS encoding ABC transporter ATP-binding protein, with protein sequence MLKLFKGLKPYWTLVIGVLVLVFISTLTDLELPDLMSDIVDTGIVQGDVSYILGRGGVMLLVALLGTVCTILTSYLSSKIGMGFSRDLRKKVFEKVESFSLTEINEMGTASLITRTTNDINQVQMVVIMMMRMMLSAPIMIVGALIMALRKDVELSKVILVVIPIIIVTIAIIAKFTLPMFQKMQNKIDKLNLVVRENLTGIRVIRVFNKVEAEQERFNQASLEVSRIATMANRLMGALMPLMMLILNLSIIAVIWFGGIRINDGDLMVGDLMAFIQYLTQVMFSLLMLTMMFVLIPRAQASAVRINEVLEMESPIQEPKEAIQPQLKGYVEFKNVSFGYEGAEEYAISNISFVAKPGEVTAIIGGTGSGKSSILNMIPRFYDAAKGEVLVDGVNVRDMNQQELRSKIGYVPQKAMLFTGTIRDNILYGKEDATDEEVRHALDIAQATDFVSKMKEGIESPISQGGTNVSGGQKQRLSIARAIVRKPEIYLFDDSFSALDFKTDAQLRAALKKETKDSTVIIVAQRVSTVMDATRILVMDEGHIVGMGTHEELLQTNEIYQQIVESQLKKGEEE encoded by the coding sequence ATGTTAAAGTTATTTAAAGGATTAAAACCTTATTGGACGTTAGTTATCGGTGTTTTAGTCCTAGTGTTTATTTCGACTCTGACGGATCTAGAGTTACCAGATTTAATGTCAGATATTGTTGATACTGGAATTGTTCAAGGAGATGTTTCCTATATCCTTGGACGAGGTGGTGTCATGTTATTAGTGGCTTTATTAGGGACAGTGTGTACGATTTTAACGAGTTATCTTTCATCAAAAATCGGGATGGGATTTAGTCGTGATTTAAGAAAGAAAGTTTTTGAAAAAGTTGAATCATTTTCATTAACTGAAATTAATGAGATGGGTACAGCGTCTTTAATTACGCGTACAACAAATGATATTAACCAAGTTCAAATGGTTGTTATTATGATGATGCGGATGATGTTAAGTGCACCAATAATGATTGTGGGTGCATTGATTATGGCACTTCGTAAAGATGTGGAATTATCAAAAGTTATTTTAGTGGTGATTCCAATTATCATCGTGACGATTGCTATTATCGCCAAGTTTACGCTACCAATGTTCCAAAAGATGCAAAATAAAATTGATAAATTAAATTTAGTTGTCCGTGAAAATTTAACAGGAATCCGAGTAATTCGTGTGTTTAATAAGGTAGAGGCAGAACAGGAACGTTTCAATCAGGCTAGTTTAGAAGTATCTCGAATTGCTACAATGGCTAACCGTTTAATGGGAGCTTTAATGCCATTAATGATGTTAATTTTAAATTTATCGATTATTGCTGTTATCTGGTTTGGTGGAATTCGAATTAATGATGGAGACTTAATGGTTGGGGATTTAATGGCCTTTATTCAATATTTAACGCAAGTGATGTTCTCGTTATTAATGTTAACGATGATGTTCGTTTTAATTCCACGTGCTCAAGCATCGGCTGTTCGTATTAATGAAGTTTTAGAAATGGAATCTCCGATTCAAGAGCCTAAAGAAGCTATTCAACCTCAGTTAAAAGGTTATGTTGAATTTAAAAATGTCTCATTTGGTTATGAGGGTGCAGAAGAATATGCAATTTCAAATATTTCGTTTGTTGCTAAGCCGGGTGAAGTGACAGCGATTATTGGTGGAACTGGATCAGGTAAATCGTCAATTTTAAATATGATTCCACGCTTTTATGATGCGGCTAAAGGTGAAGTATTAGTTGATGGTGTTAATGTTCGTGACATGAATCAACAAGAGTTGCGTTCCAAAATTGGGTATGTTCCTCAAAAAGCTATGTTATTTACAGGAACGATTCGAGATAATATCTTATATGGTAAAGAAGATGCGACAGACGAAGAAGTTCGTCATGCTTTAGATATTGCACAGGCAACAGATTTTGTTTCTAAAATGAAAGAGGGAATTGAGTCACCAATTTCACAAGGAGGAACAAATGTATCAGGTGGACAAAAGCAACGTTTATCAATTGCTCGTGCGATTGTTCGTAAGCCGGAAATTTATTTATTTGATGATAGTTTTTCAGCTTTAGATTTTAAAACTGACGCTCAATTACGTGCAGCGTTAAAGAAGGAAACAAAGGATTCAACAGTTATTATTGTGGCTCAGCGTGTAAGTACAGTTATGGACGCAACACGTATTTTAGTAATGGATGAAGGACATATAGTTGGTATGGGAACACATGAGG
- a CDS encoding sensor histidine kinase, producing MKNKEDMNQSRVPETLKKSWIKFLLSCFIFLLSFNYITDQLRFGQIFPLNYFQSDQYAIQVVQFLDSFYITQIQLQKLQIPLEEIEVTKQEILDAKFNSYQYEQYLYDDNTGEHYSINTLTDEQIRDMIQYDKYQQYQSEVSHYKNTYYDQQDAFYYDITDSNGNHYTNVVLEEKDYLNIIEIPYKGKNVSNFSIVNSSARDKGISGTLYLPKYPMGESTIQGAFIQNITTKVIWIGAILAAIILVIPIYRNFKKIKNTQLNIPPQYKWIEDKYLDLPIEFKGLIFLVTVYILQNMNLTTYYRYYGNLLSYGFKLILQVIILLSILYFFFLQLKGIIHRIKNPELFKQEWYKGFYMSNIDDWSKLPIYRNTFIRITVYSCIIGVWGIIWGFCFHDYGAFLVITFISVILALILLSIIKKRTKAIQAIADTLSKMANNEITSEIYVKGNGLIANIAKDVNAVREGFAISNQKQSNSERLKTELITNVSHDLRTPLTSVLNYVDLAKRSDITEEERQEYLQIIDNKSKRLKVLIDDLFEASKMASGAVELNKEQVDLVALMYQALAEYEDRFEDQKLIVRTKTSNQHMYAYCDGRKMYRVFENLFSNVIKYTQPATRVYLEMTYEGSEIIITLKNISNYELGFDVSELAERFKRGDSSRHTEGSGLGLSIVKSILELHGAAFELSQDGDLFKVIIKINTL from the coding sequence ATGAAAAATAAAGAGGACATGAATCAATCTAGAGTCCCAGAAACTCTAAAAAAAAGCTGGATTAAATTCTTACTTTCTTGTTTTATCTTCTTACTATCCTTTAATTACATCACTGATCAACTAAGGTTTGGTCAAATATTCCCACTTAATTATTTTCAATCAGATCAATATGCTATACAAGTAGTACAATTTCTAGATTCGTTTTACATAACGCAAATCCAATTACAAAAACTTCAAATCCCATTAGAAGAGATTGAGGTGACTAAACAAGAGATTCTTGATGCAAAATTTAATAGCTATCAATATGAACAATACCTTTATGATGACAATACTGGCGAACACTATTCGATTAATACCTTAACTGATGAGCAAATCAGAGATATGATTCAATATGATAAATATCAACAATATCAATCTGAAGTCTCTCACTATAAAAATACATACTATGACCAACAAGATGCTTTTTATTATGATATAACTGATAGTAATGGAAATCATTATACTAATGTAGTCTTAGAAGAAAAAGATTATCTAAATATTATTGAAATTCCCTATAAAGGAAAAAATGTTTCGAATTTTAGTATTGTTAATAGTAGTGCTCGTGATAAAGGAATTAGCGGAACACTCTACCTCCCTAAATATCCAATGGGAGAATCAACAATCCAAGGTGCATTTATTCAAAATATAACAACTAAAGTTATTTGGATTGGAGCAATTCTTGCAGCGATTATCCTTGTCATTCCTATCTATCGTAATTTTAAAAAAATTAAAAATACACAACTTAATATTCCACCCCAATACAAGTGGATTGAAGATAAATACTTGGACTTACCTATTGAATTCAAAGGTCTAATCTTCCTAGTAACAGTGTACATATTACAAAATATGAACCTAACTACATACTATCGATACTATGGAAATCTTTTATCTTATGGATTCAAATTAATTCTACAAGTTATTATCCTATTATCTATTTTATACTTCTTCTTTTTACAACTTAAAGGAATTATCCATCGAATAAAAAATCCAGAGTTATTTAAGCAAGAATGGTATAAAGGATTTTACATGAGTAATATTGATGATTGGAGTAAACTACCTATTTATCGTAATACATTTATACGAATCACTGTATATTCATGTATTATTGGGGTATGGGGAATAATCTGGGGATTTTGTTTCCATGACTATGGGGCATTCCTAGTTATTACGTTTATTAGTGTAATACTCGCACTCATTCTTTTATCTATCATTAAAAAACGCACTAAAGCAATTCAGGCAATTGCTGATACTTTATCTAAAATGGCAAATAACGAAATAACATCTGAAATCTATGTTAAAGGAAATGGTCTTATTGCTAATATTGCTAAAGATGTGAATGCCGTTCGTGAAGGATTTGCAATCTCAAATCAAAAACAATCAAATAGTGAAAGATTGAAAACAGAATTAATTACAAACGTTTCTCACGATCTTAGAACACCTCTAACTAGTGTTTTAAACTATGTCGACTTAGCTAAAAGAAGTGACATCACAGAAGAAGAACGACAAGAATACTTACAAATCATTGATAATAAATCGAAACGATTAAAAGTATTAATCGATGACTTATTTGAAGCTAGCAAAATGGCTAGTGGAGCTGTTGAATTAAATAAAGAACAAGTAGATTTAGTTGCCTTAATGTATCAAGCACTAGCAGAATATGAAGATCGATTTGAAGATCAAAAATTAATTGTTAGAACAAAAACTTCTAATCAACACATGTATGCCTATTGTGATGGAAGAAAAATGTACCGTGTATTTGAAAACCTATTTAGTAATGTAATCAAATACACACAACCCGCAACACGAGTATACTTAGAAATGACTTATGAAGGTTCTGAAATTATCATAACATTAAAAAATATATCGAACTATGAATTAGGATTCGACGTATCTGAACTAGCTGAACGCTTCAAACGAGGAGATAGTTCTCGCCATACAGAAGGTTCAGGACTCGGACTATCCATTGTAAAATCAATTTTAGAATTACACGGAGCAGCATTTGAATTATCACAAGATGGTGATTTATTCAAAGTTATTATCAAAATAAATACACTGTAA
- the rfbB gene encoding dTDP-glucose 4,6-dehydratase, giving the protein MTKLLVTGGSGFIGCNFIEYMLKTYPNYEVINLDLLTYAGCLENNGAVQDYPQYRFIHGDIRDRAFIFELFEKEQFDWVVNFAAESHVDRSIEDPSSFLTTNVLGTQVLMDACRCYGVKRFHQVSTDEVYGDLLLEDDTLFTEMFPLKASSPYSASKASADLLALSYWRTFKLPITISRCSNNYGPFQFPEKLIPLMILKAMKNEKLPVYGTGQNIRDWLHVWDHCQAIDFILHKGRIGEVYNVGGNNEYSNLTIVKLILDELGKPYELIEFVKDRPGHDLRYAIDSSKIKYELGWEPLYTFEDALRSTISWYVDKFN; this is encoded by the coding sequence ATGACAAAGTTGTTAGTAACGGGTGGATCAGGTTTTATTGGTTGTAATTTTATTGAGTATATGTTGAAGACGTATCCCAATTATGAGGTCATTAATTTAGATTTATTAACGTACGCAGGTTGTTTAGAAAATAACGGAGCTGTACAAGATTATCCACAGTATCGATTTATTCATGGTGATATTCGAGATAGGGCGTTTATTTTTGAATTGTTTGAGAAGGAACAATTTGATTGGGTTGTTAATTTTGCCGCTGAGAGTCATGTGGATCGTTCAATTGAAGATCCGAGTTCATTTTTGACGACGAATGTATTAGGAACTCAAGTGTTAATGGATGCTTGTCGATGCTATGGGGTGAAGAGATTCCATCAAGTATCAACCGACGAGGTGTATGGAGATTTATTATTAGAGGATGATACTTTATTTACAGAGATGTTCCCATTGAAGGCATCTAGTCCGTATTCTGCCTCGAAGGCTAGTGCAGATTTATTGGCATTATCATATTGGAGAACGTTTAAATTACCTATCACGATTTCTCGTTGTTCAAATAATTATGGGCCTTTTCAGTTTCCTGAGAAGTTAATTCCATTGATGATTTTAAAGGCAATGAAAAATGAAAAGTTACCTGTATATGGAACGGGGCAGAATATTCGAGATTGGTTACATGTTTGGGATCATTGTCAGGCTATTGATTTTATTTTACATAAAGGGCGTATTGGAGAAGTTTATAATGTAGGTGGAAATAATGAGTATTCGAATTTAACGATTGTAAAGCTGATTTTGGATGAACTGGGTAAGCCATATGAGTTGATTGAATTTGTGAAGGATCGTCCAGGTCATGATTTACGGTATGCGATTGATTCAAGTAAGATTAAATATGAACTTGGATGGGAGCCTTTGTATACATTCGAAGATGCATTAAGGTCGACAATTTCGTGGTATGTGGATAAGTTTAATTGA
- a CDS encoding GNAT family N-acetyltransferase, whose product MDQLFDAVYEIMKESFPRDEFRSYEGQKALLERSDYHLKTYEQEGELLGFCAYYVFDEFLYIEHLACTPLSRGLGIGTKLVQDILSEAGNHPVILEVEPPVDKVTKRRVGFYERLGFVLNLYPHYQPPLNPTTDMVELKIMSSFKALEEEEQKAYRRILNQRVYGVDAEFRI is encoded by the coding sequence TTGGATCAATTGTTTGATGCAGTTTATGAAATTATGAAAGAATCATTTCCAAGGGATGAATTTAGAAGTTATGAAGGTCAAAAAGCATTACTTGAACGTTCGGACTATCATTTGAAGACGTATGAGCAGGAAGGGGAATTATTAGGCTTTTGTGCATATTACGTGTTTGATGAGTTTTTATATATTGAACATTTAGCTTGTACACCATTATCCAGAGGTCTTGGAATTGGGACAAAGTTAGTTCAAGATATTTTATCAGAAGCGGGTAATCATCCCGTTATTTTAGAAGTGGAACCGCCTGTAGATAAAGTGACGAAACGACGAGTTGGATTTTATGAACGTTTAGGGTTTGTTTTAAATCTTTATCCACATTATCAACCGCCATTAAATCCAACAACAGATATGGTTGAATTAAAAATTATGTCCTCTTTTAAAGCATTAGAGGAAGAAGAACAAAAGGCATATCGTCGTATTTTAAATCAAAGAGTATATGGTGTAGATGCAGAGTTTAGAATATAG